The following are encoded together in the Neomonachus schauinslandi chromosome 15, ASM220157v2, whole genome shotgun sequence genome:
- the NAGS gene encoding N-acetylglutamate synthase, mitochondrial: MATARLAWALRATSAGGRLRGPRGTGGARRLSGSARRRAAGGASPGRRLSTAWAPAQAAREGTEGAEEDTHSPAAEEPEWTPPPAPPAPPDPPGPPAGRSLVQRDIQAFLNQCGASPGEARHWLTQFQTCYHSADKPFAVIEVDEEVLKCSRAVSSLAFALAFLQRMDMKPLVVLGLPAPTAPSGCLSFWEAKAQLAQNCKVLVDELRHNAATAVPFFGGGSVLGAAEPAPHASYGGIVSVETDLLQWCLESGSIPILCPIGETTARRSVLLDSLEVTAALAKALQPTKIIFLNNRGGLHDSSQKVLSNVNLPADLDLVTNAEWVSAKARQQVRLIVDVLSRLPHHSSAAITAASTLLTELFSNKGSGTLFKNADRMLRVRSLDSLDQGRLVNLVNASFGKKLRDDYLASLRSRLHSVYVSEGYNAAAILTTEPVLGGTPYLDKFVVSSSRQGQGSGQMLWECLRRDLQTLFWRSRVTNPINPWYFKHSDGSFSNKQWIFFWFGLADIRDSYELVNHAKGLPDSFCKPASDPGS; this comes from the exons ATGGCGACGGCGCGGTTGGCCTGGGCCCTACGGGCCACCTCTGCGGGAGGAAGGCTGCGCGGTCCCCGAGGCACTGGGGGCGCCCGGAGACTGAGCGGCAGCGCGCGACGGCGGGCGGCCGGGGGCGCCAGCCCGGGGCGCCGGCTCAGCACCGCCTGGGCGCCGGCCCAGGCCGCACGAGAAGGGACCGAGGGCGCCGAGGAGGACACCCACTCGCCTGCCGCGGAGGAGCCGGAATGGAcgccgccccccgcgcccccggccCCTCCCGACCCCCCCGGGCCCCCGGCCGGCCGCTCGCTGGTGCAGCGGGACATCCAGGCCTTTCTGAACCAGTGCGGAGCCAGCCCCGGGGAGGCGCGCCACTGGCTCACGCAGTTCCAGACCTGCTACCACTCCGCCGACAAGCCCTTCGCCGTCATCGAG GTGGATGAGGAAGTACTCAAGTGCAGTCGGGCCGTATCCAGCCTGGCCTTCGCCCTGGCATTCCTGCAGCGCATGGACATGAAGCCGCTGGTAGTCCTCGGGCTGCCCGCGCCCACCGCGCCCTCTGGctgcctttccttctgggagGCCAAGGCACAGCTTGCCCAGAACTGCAAGGTGCTGGTGGATGAGCTGCGGCACAACGCCGCCACTGCCGTGCCCTTTTTTGGCGGCGGCTCGGTGCTGGGCGCCGCGGAGCCAGCCCCTCATGCCAG CTACGGCGGGATCGTCTCGGTGGAGACCGACCTGCTGCAGTGGTGCCTGGAGTCCGGCAGCATCCCCATCCTGTGCCCCATCGGGGAGACGACCGCGCGCCGCTCCGTGCTCCTCGACTCGCTGGAGGTGACCGCGGCTCTAGCCAAGGCGCTACAGCCCACCAAAATCATCTTCCTCAATAACAGAGGAGGCCTGCACGACAGCAGTCAAAAG GTCCTGAGTAACGTGAACCTGCCCGCCGATCTGGACCTGGTGACCAACGCCGAGTGGGTGAGCGCCAAGGCGCGGCAGCAGGTGCGGCTCATCGTGGACGTGCTCAGCCGCCTGCCGCACCACTCCTCGGCCGCCATCACCGCCGCCAGCACGCTGCTCACCGAGCTCTTCAGCAACAAGG GGTCCGGGACCCTGTTCAAGAACGCCGATCGGATGCTGCGGGTACGCAGCCTGGACAGCCTGGACCAGGGCCGCCTGGTGAACCTGGTCAACGCCAGCTTCGGCAAGAAGCTGCGGGACGACTACTTGGCCTCGCTGCGCTCGCGGCTGCACTCTGTCTACGTCTCTGAGGG GTACAACGCGGCCGCAATTCTGACCACGGAGCCCGTACTGGGGGGCACCCCTTATCTAGACAAGTTTGTGGTGAGCTCCAGCCGCCAGGGCCAAGGCTCGGGCCAGATGCTGTGGGAGTGCCTGCGGCGGGACCTGCAGACGCTTTTCTGGCGCTCCCGGGTCACCAACCCCATCAATCCCTG gTACTTCAAACACAGTGATGGCAGCTTCTCCAACAAGCAGTGGATCTTCTTCTGGTTTGGCCTGGCCGATATCCGGGACTCTTATGAGCTGGTCAACCATGCCAAGGGGCTGCCAGACTCCTTCTGCAAACCAGCTTCTGACCCAGGCAGCTGA